A genomic segment from Verrucomicrobiaceae bacterium encodes:
- a CDS encoding DUF1553 domain-containing protein, with the protein MLRISLLLLCLCGPVLAKDAGPRPVPWSFAPLRRTELPSVKNHAWPQSRLDYYILAKMEAAGMEPAPRATDRVLQRRMAFDLTGLPPDGSPQSATANPLEKYLASPHYGERWARHWLDLARYTDRTPDWLDSTKYAYLYRDWVVKSLNEDMPYDRFILRQLATDYLPECGPADRVALGFIGLSPTYFKELQLPPEIIKTTVADEWEEHVDAIGRTFLGLTLACARCHDHKSDPISAQDYYALAGVFASVKLGEVPTMGDEMWKPVEKARTQVAALEKQIKDLAKKKPQDPAAEKKRLEAQIAALKAQTPHYNMLMANAVEDAALFVVHKEKEHGSKLDYRAGMARDLEMQNRGNPNDTGDVVPRRFLSAFPSKSGLPRKFSTGSGRLELAKALIEDAAPLTARVMVNRVWKHHFGRGLVDTPSEFGNLGEAPTHPELLDDLAGRFIENGWSLKWLHREILNSATWQQSSVAAASELRDPENKLFARMPRRRLDWEAWRDAILSATGTLDLTPGGPAGDISDLKNLRRSLYGASDRQDMDPMLRIHDVPDPGAHNPWRSETITPLQGLFALNSPFMQEQAVVLARWAMKRPYTDVYARLFQREPTAMEQRVSRQFLAGREGDITAWTHYTQALLAGNEMLFVD; encoded by the coding sequence ATGTTGCGCATCTCTTTGCTCCTTTTATGCCTCTGTGGGCCAGTGCTCGCCAAGGACGCTGGTCCTAGGCCTGTGCCGTGGTCTTTCGCTCCGCTGCGGCGGACGGAGCTGCCGAGTGTGAAGAACCATGCGTGGCCACAGAGCCGCCTAGACTACTACATTTTGGCGAAAATGGAGGCCGCAGGCATGGAGCCCGCCCCGAGGGCCACAGATCGCGTCCTGCAACGCAGAATGGCCTTTGATCTCACGGGATTGCCGCCGGATGGGAGCCCGCAGTCTGCCACGGCGAATCCGCTGGAGAAATACCTCGCCTCTCCGCATTATGGTGAGCGCTGGGCGCGGCACTGGCTGGATCTAGCTCGCTACACAGACCGTACACCGGACTGGCTTGACTCGACGAAGTATGCCTACCTCTACCGCGACTGGGTGGTGAAGTCACTCAATGAAGACATGCCGTATGATCGCTTCATCCTGCGACAACTTGCGACGGATTACCTGCCGGAGTGTGGTCCTGCGGATCGCGTCGCGTTGGGTTTCATCGGCCTGAGTCCCACGTATTTTAAGGAACTGCAGCTCCCGCCAGAGATCATCAAGACCACCGTCGCAGATGAATGGGAAGAACATGTCGATGCGATCGGTCGCACGTTTTTAGGCCTCACGCTGGCCTGTGCCCGGTGTCATGATCACAAGTCCGATCCGATCTCTGCGCAGGATTATTATGCCCTGGCAGGTGTCTTCGCTTCGGTGAAGCTGGGTGAGGTGCCGACGATGGGTGATGAGATGTGGAAACCGGTCGAAAAAGCCCGCACGCAGGTCGCCGCTCTGGAAAAGCAGATCAAAGACCTCGCGAAGAAAAAGCCCCAAGATCCCGCTGCGGAAAAAAAGAGGCTAGAGGCGCAAATCGCCGCTCTGAAGGCTCAAACGCCGCACTACAACATGCTCATGGCCAATGCTGTCGAGGATGCAGCTCTCTTTGTCGTCCATAAAGAGAAGGAACATGGCTCCAAACTCGATTACAGGGCCGGTATGGCCCGCGATCTGGAAATGCAGAATCGTGGCAATCCGAACGACACCGGCGATGTGGTGCCACGGCGCTTCCTGAGCGCCTTTCCATCGAAAAGCGGGCTGCCGCGTAAGTTTTCCACCGGCAGTGGCCGATTGGAGCTGGCAAAGGCACTCATCGAAGACGCAGCGCCACTGACAGCTCGTGTGATGGTCAATCGTGTGTGGAAGCACCACTTCGGGCGGGGACTGGTCGATACACCTAGTGAGTTCGGGAATCTGGGTGAGGCACCGACGCATCCAGAACTGCTCGATGATCTGGCTGGACGCTTCATCGAGAACGGTTGGTCACTGAAATGGCTGCACCGCGAGATTTTAAATTCCGCGACGTGGCAGCAGAGCAGTGTCGCTGCGGCCTCAGAGCTGCGTGACCCCGAGAACAAGCTCTTTGCACGCATGCCGCGCCGCCGACTGGACTGGGAGGCATGGCGTGATGCCATCCTGAGTGCCACGGGCACGCTCGATCTCACTCCCGGTGGTCCCGCAGGCGACATCAGCGATCTGAAAAACCTCCGTCGCTCACTCTACGGTGCCTCAGACCGCCAGGATATGGACCCGATGCTACGCATCCATGACGTGCCAGACCCAGGTGCGCATAATCCCTGGCGTAGCGAGACGATCACGCCGCTCCAGGGCCTCTTTGCGCTCAATTCGCCCTTCATGCAGGAACAAGCTGTGGTCTTGGCCCGCTGGGCGATGAAGCGGCCATACACAGATGTTTATGCCCGCCTCTTCCAGCGTGAGCCGACTGCTATGGAGCAGCGTGTATCCCGCCAATTCCTCGCTGGTAGGGAAGGGGACATCACCGCCTGGACACACTACACACAGGCGCTGCTAGCCGGGAATGAGATGCTCTTTGTGGACTGA
- a CDS encoding glucose-6-phosphate dehydrogenase assembly protein OpcA: protein MAATLHAETDFSLLGMETPITRIDRALKALWADDEAKTRASLINLVIYTEDTTLLAADNDLLGQVAAEHACRALLVLALPDAEPPRARSWIQALCRPYRGRQTVCSEQISFVLEGGDAAQVQNVVFAHLDSDLPLVVAWQSDLTKNFEERFFSRIDTLIIDSSRWTDPARELDALTAMRAEGADFDLRDLAWTRSHFMRTALAGCFQDASALQKLPLLQVLRITYCRGQRMTALLLAAWIRQRLKNELKLDLIEKEDGPALQSIVLEGEGVRGEVRRDCDSRFVHVCTSCGGHSHKELLPADVDSDAELMNEQLSRFGGDTLYSDMLPVVRAML from the coding sequence ATGGCCGCCACACTGCATGCTGAGACAGACTTTTCCCTGCTGGGAATGGAGACACCGATCACTCGAATCGACCGTGCCCTGAAAGCATTATGGGCGGATGACGAGGCCAAGACGCGTGCTTCGCTGATCAATCTGGTGATTTACACCGAGGACACCACACTGTTGGCCGCTGACAATGATTTACTCGGTCAAGTCGCCGCAGAGCACGCCTGCCGAGCACTGCTGGTGCTGGCGCTGCCGGATGCAGAGCCACCACGGGCACGCTCATGGATACAGGCGCTGTGCAGGCCGTATCGGGGCCGCCAGACAGTTTGCAGTGAGCAAATCAGCTTTGTGTTGGAGGGCGGGGATGCGGCCCAGGTGCAGAATGTGGTCTTTGCGCATCTGGATAGTGATCTGCCGCTGGTGGTGGCTTGGCAGTCGGACCTGACGAAGAACTTCGAGGAGCGATTCTTCAGCCGCATCGACACGCTCATCATCGACAGTAGCCGCTGGACTGATCCTGCACGCGAGCTGGATGCTCTGACGGCGATGCGAGCGGAGGGGGCAGACTTTGATCTGCGTGATCTGGCGTGGACGCGGTCGCATTTCATGCGCACAGCGCTGGCTGGCTGCTTCCAGGACGCGTCAGCTTTGCAAAAACTGCCGCTGCTTCAGGTGTTACGCATCACCTACTGCCGGGGGCAGCGCATGACGGCGCTGCTGCTGGCGGCGTGGATTCGCCAGCGGCTGAAAAATGAGCTAAAACTCGATTTGATCGAGAAAGAGGACGGCCCCGCGTTGCAAAGCATCGTGCTCGAAGGCGAAGGTGTGCGTGGGGAAGTGCGGCGTGATTGTGACTCGCGCTTTGTGCATGTTTGCACGTCTTGTGGCGGTCACTCGCACAAGGAGCTGCTGCCTGCGGATGTGGATAGCGATGCCGAGCTCATGAATGAGCAACTGAGCCGATTCGGAGGAGATACGCTGTATTCTGATATGCTGCCAGTCGTGCGTGCGATGCTGTGA
- a CDS encoding O-antigen ligase family protein gives MPKLIIALFFFALLVIGVLATETRMLFFWPGCLLLGLAGLLAAVRWRIKLTFPPSDLCLATTLLFALYITARAIFSPVAVWAREDVFILCAALVAYLLTVTACSHPRVRMGLIYVLLALTVGNLAVGMIHFSGHWDFHIVPGFARFEGSGGAGRVGGFYNNANHLASFLSMVLFMCAGWMLFGRAGTAMRLFLGFVLLTIATGTALTVSRGAVLGAAAGVAVFGVLGLWMVWQTQRHLFKWMLIGGTLLLGLGTAVLWKVNEEMLVRRTQENSATKDIRSVIWPSAVAQNAEAPLLGAGSRMFYSGCVRYRDPRMAGYNGEALFAHNEYLQMLADYGWIGLLLLAALVAVHFIQGLRFLHWFAHRKFIRTGQLSGTTLALTLGSLAALAASFTHAIVEFHWHIPAVAVTGAILLGFLANPGFDADADSSRGPRMPWARLGMKLASLAASLALVFCSLIWGAADYHAGVSAVLKSKKDAAGALEHLLRAGDIDPHNAEVFFLRGVAHLDQWSPTKSESERHRLLEAGLSDLRRACALNAHQYLYQLALSDALRATGHMEEALSAIHRAMDLAPLYEEPRVALAIYLHSLRRYEEAEMACLWAMKARAMNPTGTANWNTEHELLLRDTAYAALQQSRAAVR, from the coding sequence ATGCCGAAACTCATCATCGCCCTCTTTTTCTTCGCGCTGCTGGTTATTGGCGTGCTGGCGACAGAGACGCGGATGCTGTTTTTCTGGCCAGGCTGTCTGCTGCTGGGTTTGGCGGGGCTACTCGCGGCTGTGCGGTGGCGGATCAAGCTGACCTTCCCGCCCTCGGACCTGTGTCTTGCCACGACACTGCTCTTTGCGCTGTATATCACGGCTCGGGCAATTTTTTCACCTGTGGCAGTGTGGGCGCGGGAGGATGTGTTCATCCTTTGCGCAGCCTTGGTAGCCTATTTGCTCACGGTGACGGCTTGCAGCCATCCGCGAGTGCGCATGGGCCTGATCTACGTGCTACTAGCACTCACGGTGGGGAATCTGGCCGTGGGCATGATTCATTTCAGTGGACATTGGGATTTCCACATCGTGCCAGGATTTGCACGCTTTGAGGGCTCTGGTGGTGCTGGACGTGTGGGCGGCTTTTATAACAATGCGAACCACCTCGCCTCGTTCCTCTCGATGGTGCTATTCATGTGCGCGGGCTGGATGCTCTTTGGTCGTGCAGGCACGGCCATGCGGCTGTTTCTGGGTTTTGTACTGCTCACCATCGCTACGGGGACGGCGCTGACAGTCAGCCGCGGAGCAGTACTGGGTGCAGCGGCAGGGGTGGCGGTCTTTGGCGTGTTGGGGCTGTGGATGGTGTGGCAGACCCAGCGGCATCTCTTTAAATGGATGCTCATCGGCGGCACGCTGCTGCTAGGACTCGGCACAGCAGTGCTGTGGAAGGTGAATGAGGAGATGCTCGTCCGGCGCACCCAGGAAAACTCCGCCACAAAGGACATCCGCAGTGTGATCTGGCCCTCTGCCGTAGCGCAGAATGCAGAAGCGCCACTCCTCGGTGCGGGCTCGCGCATGTTCTACTCTGGCTGTGTGCGCTACCGTGACCCACGCATGGCGGGCTACAACGGAGAGGCTCTTTTTGCCCACAATGAGTACCTTCAGATGCTCGCCGATTATGGCTGGATCGGGCTGCTACTGCTGGCCGCACTGGTGGCAGTGCATTTCATCCAAGGACTGCGCTTTTTGCATTGGTTCGCGCATCGGAAATTCATACGCACGGGCCAGCTCTCAGGCACGACACTGGCGCTGACTCTGGGCTCTCTAGCGGCCCTAGCAGCATCCTTCACGCATGCGATCGTGGAGTTTCACTGGCACATCCCAGCTGTGGCAGTCACGGGCGCGATTTTACTGGGTTTTTTGGCCAATCCGGGCTTCGATGCAGATGCGGACAGCTCACGCGGACCGCGCATGCCATGGGCCCGACTGGGGATGAAGCTAGCATCGCTCGCAGCATCTCTAGCGCTCGTTTTTTGCTCCCTGATCTGGGGCGCAGCTGATTACCACGCCGGGGTGTCCGCGGTGCTGAAGAGTAAAAAAGATGCCGCAGGTGCTCTGGAGCATCTGCTACGGGCGGGAGACATCGATCCACATAATGCGGAGGTTTTCTTCCTGCGTGGCGTGGCACATCTGGACCAGTGGAGCCCGACCAAGAGCGAATCCGAGCGCCACCGTCTGCTGGAGGCCGGTCTATCGGATCTACGCCGTGCCTGCGCACTCAATGCGCATCAATACCTCTACCAGCTAGCGCTATCGGATGCCCTGCGTGCCACTGGGCACATGGAGGAGGCGCTTTCCGCCATCCACCGCGCCATGGACCTCGCGCCACTGTATGAGGAGCCGCGTGTGGCACTGGCCATCTATCTACACTCCCTGCGTCGCTATGAAGAGGCTGAAATGGCCTGCCTGTGGGCCATGAAGGCACGGGCCATGAATCCCACCGGCACCGCGAACTGGAATACCGAGCACGAGCTCCTACTGCGCGACACCGCCTACGCTGCACTTCAGCAAAGCAGAGCTGCTGTGCGATGA
- a CDS encoding UbiA family prenyltransferase has product MKNESSFWAAWLKLARVSNLPTVWTNVLAAWVLSGGWWREGVVLGLLVAGSLMYTGGMILNDAADVAFDRQHRAGRPIPSGQISARAAWSVGLVMLLGGAGLAVWCGAGLWMTLALIGAILFYDLYHKPWAGSVVVMGACRTLLYLCVASALGGQVLAQSLLLGVYIVALSLAARSRGGWWSVLLFAPLVWALVVMGTGALRHLDVFVPVWLALLVLVLYALLHLRAGKVDDGVGWLLAGIVLVDALFISSREPWLALAFVAVCPLLRLWQRWVAAT; this is encoded by the coding sequence ATGAAAAACGAATCAAGTTTCTGGGCGGCGTGGCTAAAGCTGGCGCGTGTATCGAATCTGCCGACGGTTTGGACGAATGTGCTGGCCGCATGGGTGCTCTCTGGTGGCTGGTGGCGTGAGGGAGTGGTGCTAGGGCTCTTGGTAGCCGGATCATTGATGTACACGGGTGGTATGATCCTCAATGATGCTGCGGATGTGGCCTTTGATCGGCAGCACCGAGCGGGGCGGCCGATCCCGAGCGGCCAGATCAGTGCGCGTGCGGCGTGGAGTGTGGGGCTGGTGATGCTGCTGGGTGGCGCTGGTCTGGCTGTGTGGTGCGGGGCCGGGCTATGGATGACGCTGGCATTGATCGGAGCGATTTTGTTTTATGATCTGTATCACAAGCCCTGGGCTGGATCGGTGGTGGTGATGGGGGCCTGTCGCACGCTGCTGTATCTGTGTGTAGCCTCTGCGCTGGGTGGTCAGGTACTGGCGCAAAGTCTGCTGCTGGGGGTGTACATCGTGGCGCTGAGTCTGGCCGCACGCTCACGCGGTGGATGGTGGAGTGTGCTGCTATTTGCCCCGCTGGTGTGGGCGCTGGTGGTGATGGGGACGGGAGCGCTGCGGCATCTGGATGTCTTTGTGCCGGTGTGGCTGGCGCTGCTGGTGCTCGTCCTCTATGCGCTGCTGCATCTGCGAGCAGGGAAAGTCGATGACGGCGTGGGTTGGCTGCTGGCGGGCATCGTGCTGGTCGATGCGCTTTTCATCTCCAGCCGTGAGCCATGGCTGGCGCTGGCTTTTGTGGCGGTGTGTCCGCTGCTCCGTCTCTGGCAGCGCTGGGTGGCCGCGACGTGA